Proteins from a genomic interval of Nostoc sp. TCL240-02:
- the pgsA gene encoding CDP-diacylglycerol--glycerol-3-phosphate 3-phosphatidyltransferase: MTIPNWITFSRLLGIPFLLYGLYNPTPQAQWICLAIFLVAALTDWLDGYLARKLNQISELGKFLDPLVDKLLVLAPLLVFIELGKVPAWGVFLILARELAIAGWRVNQTTITGANIWGKLKTVSQILAIALLIAPLGEVWRTPSLLAFWISVALTLISGGIYLLPQNPAKENPGLDTKRT, from the coding sequence ATGACCATACCCAACTGGATTACCTTCTCTCGCCTATTGGGGATACCATTTCTGCTTTATGGTTTATATAATCCCACACCTCAAGCTCAGTGGATATGTTTGGCGATTTTTCTCGTTGCTGCATTGACAGATTGGTTAGACGGCTATTTGGCGCGGAAACTCAACCAAATTAGCGAGTTGGGTAAGTTTCTCGATCCCTTAGTGGATAAACTTCTGGTACTTGCGCCGTTGCTGGTTTTTATTGAATTAGGAAAAGTGCCAGCTTGGGGAGTGTTTTTGATTTTAGCGCGAGAATTAGCGATCGCTGGTTGGCGGGTAAATCAAACGACGATTACCGGGGCGAATATTTGGGGTAAACTCAAAACTGTTAGTCAAATATTAGCGATCGCACTTTTGATTGCGCCTCTGGGTGAAGTGTGGCGAACTCCCTCTTTGCTTGCCTTTTGGATTTCTGTCGCCCTGACTTTAATCTCTGGAGGTATTTATCTTCTACCGCAAAATCCAGCTAAGGAAAATCCAGGGTTAGATACAAAGCGGACCTAA
- a CDS encoding LD-carboxypeptidase, with translation MPSKILPPPLKPGDLLRVIAPSGALREFEAFERGLEIWRSRGYRIEISPQIDDKWGYLAGTDETRRHQLATAWQDPDCRGILCSRGGFGSTRILEDWNWQQNSAFPKWLIGFSDITALLWSLYIAGISGVHAPVLTTLADEPDWSVERLFDSVEGRPLAPLKGCGWGGGVVTGTLLPGNLTVATNLLATPILPHLDGVILALEDVTEAPYRIDRMLTQWRLSGALSQVCGIALGGFTRCEAPPTVSSFSVEEVLRDRLGDLGIPIVSDLPFGHDSPNAALPVGVEVTLDADAGILAMPTAASYTP, from the coding sequence ATGCCATCCAAAATCTTACCACCGCCTCTAAAACCTGGAGACTTACTAAGAGTAATTGCCCCTAGTGGTGCTTTGCGAGAATTTGAGGCATTTGAACGGGGTTTAGAAATTTGGCGATCGCGTGGTTATCGCATAGAAATCAGTCCTCAGATAGATGACAAATGGGGCTATCTAGCAGGTACAGACGAAACCCGCCGTCACCAACTAGCAACAGCATGGCAAGATCCTGATTGTCGCGGTATTCTCTGTTCTAGAGGTGGTTTTGGCAGCACTCGCATCTTAGAAGATTGGAATTGGCAACAAAATTCAGCCTTTCCTAAGTGGTTAATTGGCTTTTCTGATATCACAGCTTTATTGTGGAGCCTTTATATAGCAGGAATTTCCGGCGTTCATGCTCCCGTACTGACGACTTTGGCAGATGAGCCAGATTGGTCAGTTGAGCGATTATTTGATTCGGTAGAAGGTCGTCCTCTCGCGCCTCTCAAAGGTTGCGGGTGGGGTGGTGGCGTGGTGACTGGTACTTTGTTACCAGGTAATCTCACGGTGGCTACTAACCTTTTAGCTACACCAATCCTGCCACATCTGGATGGTGTAATTCTGGCGTTAGAAGATGTCACAGAAGCACCCTATCGCATCGATAGGATGCTGACACAATGGCGTTTGAGCGGTGCTTTGTCTCAAGTCTGCGGTATTGCTTTAGGGGGTTTTACTCGCTGTGAAGCGCCGCCAACTGTGTCTAGCTTTAGTGTAGAAGAAGTGTTGCGCGATCGCTTGGGTGATTTAGGTATTCCGATTGTCTCTGACTTACCTTTTGGTCACGATAGTCCCAATGCCGCGTTACCAGTGGGTGTAGAGGTAACTTTAGATGCGGATGCGGGAATATTAGCGATGCCTACGGCGGCAAGCTACACGCCATAG
- a CDS encoding class I SAM-dependent methyltransferase produces MQPSNVEINKEFWNNYAKTWDKSQVILGNQKITDDERDNYVNYLGDEWATVEDAVNIVSEYITPFISQDSTVAEIGVGGGRIAAKVVKNVKKLYCFDIAQEMLDNAEAALMEYPQIEFHLIKNSQFEPEFSEKFDFVYSFDVFVHLDLQTIWKYLNGIYATLKSGGKAFIHTTNITTPNGWARFAAYDNDEVLYQPTSPEAIKWLIEKAQMTVIKESSPNGKNFYLDRDYLVVIEK; encoded by the coding sequence ATGCAGCCATCCAATGTTGAAATTAATAAAGAATTCTGGAACAATTATGCCAAAACATGGGATAAATCTCAAGTTATTCTAGGTAATCAAAAAATTACAGATGATGAAAGAGATAATTACGTCAATTATTTAGGTGATGAATGGGCGACAGTAGAAGATGCAGTCAATATTGTGAGTGAGTATATTACACCGTTTATTTCTCAAGACAGTACAGTTGCAGAAATAGGTGTTGGTGGTGGTAGGATTGCCGCAAAAGTAGTTAAAAACGTCAAAAAATTATACTGTTTCGACATAGCACAAGAAATGCTAGATAATGCTGAAGCAGCGCTTATGGAATATCCTCAAATAGAGTTTCATTTAATAAAAAATTCTCAATTTGAACCTGAGTTTAGCGAAAAATTTGATTTTGTATATTCATTCGATGTATTTGTACATTTAGATTTACAAACAATTTGGAAATACTTAAACGGTATTTATGCAACTCTCAAGTCAGGTGGAAAAGCTTTTATTCATACCACTAATATAACTACACCAAATGGTTGGGCAAGGTTTGCTGCATACGATAATGATGAGGTATTGTATCAGCCCACTTCACCAGAAGCAATTAAGTGGTTAATAGAAAAGGCACAAATGACAGTAATTAAAGAGTCCAGTCCAAATGGAAAAAACTTTTATTTGGATCGAGATTATTTAGTTGTAATAGAGAAGTAA